A window from Candidatus Methylomirabilota bacterium encodes these proteins:
- a CDS encoding HAD family hydrolase — translation MASRLGVFIDRDGTLTEEVGYVNHPNRLQLLPRAAQAVRALNAAGVAAVVVTNQAGVARGYFSEEVLHAVNAELVAQLKQAGAHLDGIYVCPHHPTDGQPPYRADCDCRKPKPGLLLRAASELGLDLRASAVVGDKPSDLVAAGAVGARSVLVLTGYGRGEWEYRRASFPAMPDHVASDLLDAVEWILGERAR, via the coding sequence GTGGCGTCCCGGCTCGGGGTGTTCATCGACCGCGACGGAACTCTCACTGAGGAAGTGGGATACGTCAACCATCCCAACCGACTCCAGCTTCTTCCGCGCGCGGCCCAGGCCGTCAGAGCGCTGAACGCCGCCGGCGTGGCCGCGGTCGTGGTCACCAACCAGGCGGGCGTGGCGCGCGGGTACTTCTCCGAGGAGGTGCTGCACGCGGTCAACGCCGAGCTGGTCGCTCAGCTCAAGCAGGCGGGCGCCCACCTGGACGGGATCTATGTCTGTCCGCACCATCCGACCGATGGCCAGCCGCCGTACCGGGCCGACTGCGACTGCCGCAAGCCCAAGCCCGGGCTGCTGCTGCGCGCAGCGTCGGAGCTGGGGCTGGACCTGCGCGCCTCCGCGGTCGTCGGCGACAAGCCGTCCGACCTCGTCGCCGCCGGCGCCGTCGGCGCCCGGAGCGTCCTCGTCTTGACGGGCTACGGCCGAGGCGAGTGGGAGTACCGCCGGGCGAGCTTCCCGGCCATGCCCGATCACGTCGCGAGCGATCTGCTCGACGCCGTCGAGTGGATCCTCGGTGAGCGCGCCCGGTGA